From the Fibrobacter sp. UWB4 genome, the window CGCGATAAAAAGATTGTAGGTGAAATCGTTGAAAGTGTACTTTTGACACCGGATGATTTGAATAATGGAAATAATGAGATTGCACACATTTTCTATCAAAGTCTTTTAACTATTGATAAAATGCCATTGGAATGCTTTTCTTCATTAATAAGCATGTGCCCTTGGAAAGTTGATGATTTTGAATTGACCCGGTTTTCACAAGAAAAAATGAATTATTTGATAGAGTCGGGAATTCTAAAATTTACAGCTAAAAATTATGAACTTGTTAGAAGTCAGTTTTTAAGCCTGATTCCCAAATATGTTGGCTTGAACTTCGATGAGTTTATTGCGGCTTGTAAAAATTTATACGTGTCATTTGAGATATTAAGATTGTTGCTAGATAGTAGTGAGTTGGATAATGAACAAAAGAAAATCTTGCTGTCAACAGAATTTAATGCATGGCAAGATTTATGGAGGCTTGGTACTAATTGTGACTGGCTTGGCAAAAAGGTCATTGAATTGGGATATACTGGAAAAATATTTGTGCCTTTAAATTATATTGTCCGAAATTTGGATAATGCGTTAGATGTGAAGAAATTTATTTCGCTGCAAGAAGAGTATCTGAAAAACAACGAAATTGCGGATTTTATATATTCTAAAGGCCTTGATCTTTATAGATCCTGCATTTCAAAGAATGGAAAAAATGTGAAAGTTCCTAATACTCCTGAAGATTTGGCGTTTGTGAAAGTGCTGAAGAAAAAGGGTTTAATTGCTGGTTTTGACGTAGAAAAGGATAGTATTGTGGTTACTCAGCTTTCTCCTAATCAATAGTTCTCTCTTTTTCTATCTTTGCGCAGTATGAAATTTGAAGAACTTCCTTTGGCAAATCCATTGCAGCGGGCCGTCCGCGCTGTTGGTTACGAAACCCCGACCCCGATTCAAGAACGTTCCATCCCGAGTCTTCTCGAAGGCAAGGATCTCTTGGGAATTGCTCAGACGGGAACCGGTAAGACGGCAGCATTTGCACTCCCGATTTTGCAACGCTTGCTCGACTCCGGGAAGTTCCGTTCTCCCAAAACTTGCCGTGCATTGATTTTGTTGCCGACACGTGAACTCGCCATCCAGGTAGAAGACTGCTTCAAGGATTATGCGCAGTTCACGGCGATTTCGACGGCATGTATTTTTGGTGGCGTGAATGACAATCCGCAAAAGCAAAAGCTTGTTCGCGGTGTCGATGTGCTTGTCGCCACTCCGGGACGCTTGCTTGACTTGATTGGTCAAAAGGCGATATCGCTCAAGAAACTTGAATTCTTTGTGCTTGACGAGGCGGACCGCATGCTCGATATGGGCTTTATCCATGACATTCGCAAGGTTGTGGCGATGCTCCCGCAAGACCGACAGAATTTGTTCTTTAGCGCCACGATGCCGGAAGAAATTTCGAAACTTGCCGCGACGATTCTGCGCCCGAATCCGGTGCGTGTTGAAGTGGCGCCGCAGAGCACTCCGATTGAACGCATCCGTCAGGAGCTTTACCGCATTGACAAGCGCCGCAAGGGCGCGCTCCTCAAGGAACTCTTGGCGGAACATCCTGAAATGAAAAAGGTGCTCGTGTTCTGCCGTACCAAGCATGGTGCCGATAAAATTGTGCGCGTTCTTGAAAAGGCGGGCATCAAGTGTGCCGCTATTCATGGGAACAAGAGCCAGAACCGTCGTCAAGAAGCTCTCGGAAATTTCAAGTGCGAACAAATTCGAGTGCTTGTGGCAACAGATATTGCGGCGCGTGGCATTGATGTGGACGATGTGAGCCATGTGTTCAATTACGACTTGCCGAATGAGCATGAAACGTTCGTGCATCGCATTGGTCGTACAGCCCGTGCAGGGAAGGAAGGCGTTGCCATTTCGTTCTGCTCTCCGGACGAAGAATCCGATTTGCGCGGGATTGAAAAGCTTACACGCGTGAAAATCCCGGAAGGCGATCAGAGCATTTACGAGAAGCTCCCGCCTCCGCAAAAAGAGACTGCTGAAAGCATGATGCGTAATTCTCGCGGGCGCATGTCTCGCGAAGAAGCGCAGGCCCGCGCTGCTGAAACCCGCAACAATCGCGGTCCTCGCGGTCGCAAGGACAATCGCAATGAAAATCGCGAGAATGCCCGTAATGCAAATGCTGAAAATGCGCAGACGCGTCAGAATTCTCAACCGCACGATAAAAAGCCGCAGCGTAACAATGCTCCGCGCAATCACGAACAGAACTCTCGCAATGAATCTCGCAATCCTGCCCAGAATGTGAATGCGCAAAACGCTCCGACCGACAACACCCCGAATCCGCAAAACGGCGGTCGCCGTCATCGCCGTAACCGCCCGGGTTCCCGCGCTCGCCGCCGCATGCGCGAATCGCAATCCCAACAACAGTAAGAATCCCGCTCGCGGGCAACGCCCGCGCATCTTGTCATCTCGTCGTCCTGAGCGACGCGAAGGACCCAGTGAAGTCTTGAATTGCATTGTCGCCTCCGCCGGAGCCTCCATCTCGTCGTCCTGAGGGCGTAAGCCTGAAGGACCCAGTTATTTCTTGATCAAGCATCTCCTTTTACGTTGTCACCCCGTACGCGTTACGGGAGCGCCATTCTCTACTGAAATAAAATACAATACGTTTGTATTGTGAAAATTGCTTAAATTTTTATAAAATTTTCTAAAAACTTTAAAATTTTTATAAAAATCAATATTTTGTGTTGTAAATCTATTGCATTTTTAAAAAATAAGTTGTATATTTGATTTCAAGAACGAAACGGACAAAAGAGCCGCAATTCGTTTGTTTTTACGGACCCTAAAAAATTTAGGGATTGTCGTAAGGAGGAAAAATGAAAGAAATACTAGAATATACGAGCTATCGCCAGTATATTGCGGACTACTATGCCGATAAAAAGGCGAGTTCTGCGTTTACCTGGCAAACGTTCGCTACCGAAGCTGGCTTTTCTTCACGCGTTTATCTAAAATACGTGAGTGAAGGCCGTTTTAACTTAAGCGATTCGGCGACCGCTCGCGTGGCAGATGCCATGCGATTGGTGGATTACGAACGCGAATATTTCACCGAAATGGTCAAGTTCGACCATGCAAAAACGGATGATGAAAAGAAGGCCGCTTTCAATAAAATGCTTGCGATTGCGGATGCCCACAAGGCGAAAATCTTGGAAGGCGATGCGTTCCGCTTTTTCGAAAGCTGGAAAAATCCGGTCATCCGTGAACTTGCTCCATCGATGCCTGGCGCAAAGCCACTTGCGCTTGCACATGCATGCCGCCCGGAAATTACGGCAGCCGAAGTCAGCGATGTGCTGAATTTCCTTGTCAAAGGCGGGTTCCTAAAAAAAGATGACGATGGCAATTACGTACAAACGGACAAGTCCTTGACGACGGGACCTATGGGTGTGACGCCGGTCGCTGTCCGTACGATGCACCGCCAAATGGGCGAACTTGCGCTTGAGGCAATCGAAGGTGTCGCTCAGGACAAGCGAAATTTTTCGGGTGTCACGTTCGGCATCACGAAAGAAGGCTACGATGAAATCGTGCAAGAAATCGCCGATTGCCGTAAAAAAGTTATTGCCATTGCTCGGAAAAACGCCGCC encodes:
- a CDS encoding DEAD/DEAH box helicase; translated protein: MKFEELPLANPLQRAVRAVGYETPTPIQERSIPSLLEGKDLLGIAQTGTGKTAAFALPILQRLLDSGKFRSPKTCRALILLPTRELAIQVEDCFKDYAQFTAISTACIFGGVNDNPQKQKLVRGVDVLVATPGRLLDLIGQKAISLKKLEFFVLDEADRMLDMGFIHDIRKVVAMLPQDRQNLFFSATMPEEISKLAATILRPNPVRVEVAPQSTPIERIRQELYRIDKRRKGALLKELLAEHPEMKKVLVFCRTKHGADKIVRVLEKAGIKCAAIHGNKSQNRRQEALGNFKCEQIRVLVATDIAARGIDVDDVSHVFNYDLPNEHETFVHRIGRTARAGKEGVAISFCSPDEESDLRGIEKLTRVKIPEGDQSIYEKLPPPQKETAESMMRNSRGRMSREEAQARAAETRNNRGPRGRKDNRNENRENARNANAENAQTRQNSQPHDKKPQRNNAPRNHEQNSRNESRNPAQNVNAQNAPTDNTPNPQNGGRRHRRNRPGSRARRRMRESQSQQQ
- a CDS encoding TIGR02147 family protein; the encoded protein is MKEILEYTSYRQYIADYYADKKASSAFTWQTFATEAGFSSRVYLKYVSEGRFNLSDSATARVADAMRLVDYEREYFTEMVKFDHAKTDDEKKAAFNKMLAIADAHKAKILEGDAFRFFESWKNPVIRELAPSMPGAKPLALAHACRPEITAAEVSDVLNFLVKGGFLKKDDDGNYVQTDKSLTTGPMGVTPVAVRTMHRQMGELALEAIEGVAQDKRNFSGVTFGITKEGYDEIVQEIADCRKKVIAIARKNAATDEVYRLNMQLFPLTNKQELKK